One window of Psychrobacillus sp. FSL H8-0483 genomic DNA carries:
- a CDS encoding cysteine desulfurase: MLNIKEIRSYFPILNQEVNGHPLVYLDSGATSQKPIQVIEAMKKYYEFDNSNVHRGVHTLGNRATENYEGAREKVRKFINAKSIEEIIFTRGTTTAINTVAKSYGLANVTEGDEIVITYMEHHSNIIPWQQLAKETGAILKYIDLEEDGTISLEKVRATITNNTKIVSVVYVSNVLGTMNPIQEITQIAHEHGAVMVVDGAQASPHIKLDVQRLDCDFLAFSGHKMCGPTGIGVLYGKKELLEVMEPIEFGGEMIDFVGLYESTWKELPWKFEAGTPIIAGAIGLGAAIDFLEEIGLDAIEKHEHELAAYAMEKMSTIEGLTIYGPQDPSQRAGIVTFNLDEVHPHDVATVLDMSGIAVRAGHHCAQPLMKWLEVSATARASFYLYNSEEDIDRLVAGLRTAKEYFGDGF, encoded by the coding sequence ATGCTCAATATTAAAGAGATTCGAAGCTATTTTCCGATATTAAATCAAGAAGTTAATGGTCATCCACTTGTTTATTTAGATAGTGGAGCTACTTCTCAAAAGCCTATTCAAGTAATTGAAGCGATGAAAAAATACTATGAATTTGATAATTCAAATGTTCACCGTGGTGTTCACACATTAGGCAATCGTGCGACTGAAAACTATGAGGGAGCACGTGAGAAGGTTCGTAAATTTATAAATGCTAAATCTATAGAGGAAATTATCTTTACACGCGGGACAACTACTGCCATCAATACAGTTGCAAAAAGCTATGGCCTTGCAAATGTAACAGAAGGCGATGAAATTGTTATTACGTATATGGAGCATCATTCGAACATCATTCCTTGGCAACAACTTGCGAAAGAAACGGGTGCCATCCTTAAATATATTGATTTAGAAGAAGATGGGACAATTTCTTTGGAAAAAGTCCGTGCAACCATTACGAATAATACAAAGATAGTATCTGTTGTTTACGTTTCCAATGTATTAGGTACGATGAATCCAATTCAAGAAATTACACAAATAGCGCACGAACATGGTGCAGTTATGGTGGTAGACGGTGCACAAGCTTCGCCGCACATCAAACTGGATGTTCAAAGACTTGATTGTGATTTCCTTGCTTTTTCAGGACATAAAATGTGTGGACCTACTGGTATCGGCGTTCTTTATGGAAAGAAAGAGTTACTGGAAGTAATGGAGCCGATCGAATTTGGTGGGGAAATGATTGACTTTGTAGGTTTATATGAATCTACATGGAAAGAACTACCTTGGAAATTTGAAGCTGGTACACCTATAATTGCAGGTGCAATAGGTTTAGGAGCAGCAATTGATTTCCTAGAAGAAATCGGTCTTGATGCTATTGAAAAACATGAGCATGAGCTTGCTGCTTATGCGATGGAAAAAATGTCTACAATTGAAGGCTTAACGATTTATGGACCACAAGATCCGTCGCAAAGAGCTGGAATTGTAACATTTAATTTAGATGAAGTGCATCCGCACGATGTAGCAACTGTCCTGGATATGAGTGGTATTGCTGTTCGTGCAGGACATCATTGTGCTCAACCATTGATGAAATGGTTAGAAGTATCCGCAACTGCAAGAGCAAGTTTTTATCTGTACAATTCAGAAGAAGATATTGACCGACTAGTTGCTGGCTTACGCACTGCAAAGGAGTATTTCGGAGATGGCTTCTAA